The Malaclemys terrapin pileata isolate rMalTer1 chromosome 7, rMalTer1.hap1, whole genome shotgun sequence nucleotide sequence CTGCCATGCCAGGAGCAGTAAGGGAGGTCAACCcattatactggcattagaagaATAAAGGTGATGACAGTGAGCACTTTATAACACCACAGAgatttatttcagagtaacagccgtgttagtctgtatccgcaaaaagaagaacaggagtacttgtggcaccttagagactaacaaatttattagagcataagctttcgtggactacagcccacttcttcggatgcatatagaatggaacatataatgaggagatatatatacacacatacagagagcataaacaggtgggagttcaactccggtttgaataaggactgggaatggctgagccattacaaacgttgactatctccccttgtaagtactctcacacttcttatcacactgtctgtactcggctagcttgattatcacttcaaaagtttttttttttttttttctcttaattaattggcctctcagagttggtaagacaactcccacctgttcatgctctctgtatgtgtgtatatatatctcctcattatatgttccattctatatgcatccgaagaagtgggctgtagtccacaaaagcttatgctctaataaatttgttagtctctaaggtgccacaagtactcctgttcttctttttacagagaTTTATGAAATCTCCCAATGCCTCTGCTGTACTGTTGTACAGCCAGGGGCAAGACTgtgcatagaacccaggagtcctgactcccaacaccctgctttaaccactagacctctCTCCTCCTGGAGCTGGAAACCAGGgagcctgactcccagccctctgctccaATCCACTAGACCCCACAGAATGGAAATAGATCTCAGGAGTCATGACTCTGAGCCCCCCTATTCTGATCCATGAGATCCCACTCCCAGAACCAGGAATACACCTGAACCCCCACCCTATCCCCATccttctaaccactagaccctacttCCTGCCCcttgctctaactactagactcCACTCCCAGAACTAGGAGTCAAACCAAGACGCCTTGACTCCTAGTCCAGGCTATGCTTATGCCTTTGGGAAACTGGTTCACAGCTGAAGGTGACTGGGCATCGCTGCCTGTGATTGCATAAGTATCACAGTTCAGTGCCAAGCACACGGCATATGGAACAGCTTTTAAAGCCACACAGGTGGGATCCTATGCTGGGGAAAGCTGGACACAGCATGGGCTGTGCTACTGGACACAGCTGTTTTGGATGAAGAAAAGGAGGGGCATTCCTGGGAAGGGAGGCGTGGGCATAAAACAGGTAACCCCTTCCTTCCCAACACTCAGGGTCACGTTGGTGGAGTGCAGCCAAGCCTCTAGGTCCTGCAAGCTGCAGTGGCAAAGCAGAGAGACCTCCTGGAGATTCAGGAATGCTAGTGCCTGGAGCGGCTGAAGAACAGATGGTGACAGGGTCACCAAGGGGTTACCCTGCAGCCCTAGCACCTGCAGGGAGCTCAGGTCCCGGAACAGCCCATCAGGAAGCATGGCCATGAGGTTCCCAGATAGGTCCAGAGCCTGGAGAGACACCAGCCCCTGGAAGAGGCCCTCAGGTAAGGTCTGGAGGTTGTTTCTGCTGAGATTCAAGGCTGCCAGCCTGTCTAGATGGTGGAAGACATCCACACAGCCCCCTGCATTCCAGACGATATTCAGGGAGTTCTCGGAAAGGTCCAGCACCCTGAGCTGGCTGTGCCTGGGCATGGCTCTGTCCTGGTGCTCAGAGCATCTTGAGATCAGGTTGTGTGAAAGGTTCAGGAACTGCAAGGCAGGGATGCCCCTCAGCTCATTCCAGAGCTCTCTCAGGTCTTGCATGCGGTTGGAAGACAAGTCGAGGAAGGTCAGATTCGTGGAAAGCTTCCCAATTCCCCAGGCATCCTTGATCCTGTTCTGGCCCAGCAGCAGGCGCTCCAGGACAGGGAGCCGCCCTGGCAGCACGCGCGAGAGGGCATTGTCCTGCAGATTCAGCGTCCGCAGGGTCCTCAGTCCCTCCAGGGCATTGTGCTGGATGGCCCCAATGTGGTTGGACTTGAGGTTGAGGTGCAGCAGTGGGGAAGAGCTTAGGCTCTGGAGAGCCTCTGTGTTCAGCTCCCCCAGCAGATTGTGGGAGAGGTCCAGGGTCCAGAGGTGCTGCAGTCCAGCAAAGGCCTCCCCACGGATCTCGTGGATCTGATTGGATGCCAGGCGCAGTGCACGCAGCTCAGGGAGACCCGAGAAGACCAAAGGCCCCAGCTTGGAGAGGAAACCATGAGACATGTCGAAAGAGAGGACCCTGCTCTGGCTGAGCCCTGAGAAGGTGCTGGCAGAGAGGCCCCGCAGGTTATTGAACCCGAACCCCCTCCCAATGGCCCCCGAGTGCTGCAACTTCAGATGCCGTATCTGGGCACCTGCCATGACCTTAAAGAACCGTTCAGCACTACCCACATCCCATGGGTTGGAGGATACATCCAGGGTTTCCACTCTGATGTTGCGGAAGGGACTGGGGCAGGAGTGGTTGTACCGAGGGTCCCTATAGGACAGCAGATTGGATGAGAGATCTAGGAGGGACAGGTGTCGTTCCCCGAGGTGGGTCAGATCCTCCCCGCAGATTGTCTTGATCTTGTTAAGCCGGAGCTGGAGGACAGCCAGCAGCTTCAAGCCTTGAAAAGAGGAATCGGGTCTCAGCCTCTTTATCTGGTTCCCTGTGAGATCCAGCCTTTTGAGGGACACTAAATCCTGGAAGTAGCCACCCTCCAGCACGGTCTCATCAAGGCCATTGGCATCCAGCAGGAGCACCTCGAGCTGCCGCAAGCCTGCCAAGGCCGTGGGTTGGAGGCTCAGCTTCCTGTTGCCCCCGAGGTCCAGGAACGTGATGTTGGCCACCTTCTCAAAGGCCTTCTCTCCAATGGAGAGTGATCCCCCCAGCTGAGATCCCAGAGACAGCTTCCTGAGCCTCTCCagcctggggaaggaggaggccgAGATGTTGGAGAGGAGGTTGAAATTCATCAGAAGGATCTGGGTGGATGGGTCAATTTCTGGCAGTGTCTCATGGTGTTGAGCTTGGCAACTGGAGACCACTGAAGACTGGACCCTGGAGGCGTGACAGCTCTGAACTTCAGCCAGGGCAGGACTAGAGCCCAGCAACCATAGCGCTAGGAGCCAAAGTTGTCTGAGCATAGTGGAACCTGCCAAAGAATAAGAACGATGTTACTCCACAGCACCTACTCCTGTAATGGGACATTTATACTGTGCCTGCTAGTGGTGCTAAGTGCAGGTACAACCCATACCCATTCTGTGCAGCATGCTAGCCCCCACCAGTGATGGCTGGGAGATATATAGTGGTTGATGAGGCTGCTACAGGCATAATAAAGCTGTCTCTCTTAGCCCAGGCAGTAGAGGTTCTTGCTTGAGATCCCAGGTTTGATTCCTACTACTAACAACCCACCCAGAGGACTAGTGTTATACAGAGATAGCAAGATATCTAAAAGGGGACTGGTCTACTGCTATTGATTTtagctggaaggtgctcagacagCACTGTGATGGGCGGCAAGATAAAACCCATAGATAGTGGGCTTCTGCCTCTCCCTGGAACAGCAAGAAGGGTCTCCAGAGCTGGTAAGACTCTGTCAAAACATATGTTTTTTTCTGACAAAACGTGGCTTTTTGTCCAAGACTGAGTACtttgtggaaaattttcatttcatggaAAAATTTCCACTTGTCTGATTAAAAAACCtggaaactgaaaaatgtttcagtaaAATAATGTTGGTTTTGTTCATCTTTTGgttaaaaatcaactttttatCTTCAGTGTGTTTTCTTGGGTAAtcatttttggtttttgaaaaacaatatttttgaatggaaaactggaaaaaattgcCCCCCGTTTTCGTATTAATTTTTTCCTCACAGAAACAAGAACTTCCCACAGGAGctgtaatttattaaaataataaagacaCTTGGCGTTTTCTGAGCAGCTCTGCCTCTAACTAAGAGCCTGGGCTTGGGTCGAATATGGAGAGAGAGGGCCATCCCAGGTGCTATGGGGCTAGTAACTGGACTCTTTGTGGGCTGGATAGGGTCTCAAGtgaggtgtttgtacagcaccgggcacaatggggccctgggccaTGACCGGGGCTCCTAGGTACTACTTTGATACAGACCATTAAGGTGGAAGAGGGTCTGTCTgtgatccctgccctgagcaggttGCAGGGCAGGAGATCTTAATCTGGGGGTCACAAGCAGGTGACTTCTCTTTCTTTcccaatttaagaacataagaatggctttactgggtcagaccaaaggtccatctagcccagaatcctgtcttccgacagtggccaatgccaggtgccccagaaggaatgaacagaaaatcATCAAGCTCcgtcccctgtcgctcattccaagcttctggcaaactgaagctagagacaccattcctgtccatcctggctaatagccattgatggacctatcctccatgaatctatctagttcttttttgaaccctgttatggtcttggccttcacaacatcctctggtaagtagttctacaggttgactgtgcattgtgtgaagaaatacttgcttttatttgttttaaacctgctgcctattaatttaatttggcgacccctagttcttttgttatgagaagtagtaaacaacacttccttatctactttctctacaccagtcatgattttatagacctcaatcatatctccccttagacatctcttttccaagctgaaaagtcccagtcttattaatctctcctcatacggaagccattccacacccctgataatttttgttgcccttttctgaaccttttccaattccaatatatcttttttgagatggcatgaccacatctgcacacagtattcaagatgtgggcgtaccatggatttatatagaggcaacatgatattttctgtcctattatctatccctttcttaattattcccagcattctgttcgcttttttgattgccgctgcacattgagtgg carries:
- the LOC128840830 gene encoding toll-like receptor 5 produces the protein MGGWQRAQVVNVAAVRCLQHKSSLPGGSTMLRQLWLLALWLLGSSPALAEVQSCHASRVQSSVVSSCQAQHHETLPEIDPSTQILLMNFNLLSNISASSFPRLERLRKLSLGSQLGGSLSIGEKAFEKVANITFLDLGGNRKLSLQPTALAGLRQLEVLLLDANGLDETVLEGGYFQDLVSLKRLDLTGNQIKRLRPDSSFQGLKLLAVLQLRLNKIKTICGEDLTHLGERHLSLLDLSSNLLSYRDPRYNHSCPSPFRNIRVETLDVSSNPWDVGSAERFFKVMAGAQIRHLKLQHSGAIGRGFGFNNLRGLSASTFSGLSQSRVLSFDMSHGFLSKLGPLVFSGLPELRALRLASNQIHEIRGEAFAGLQHLWTLDLSHNLLGELNTEALQSLSSSPLLHLNLKSNHIGAIQHNALEGLRTLRTLNLQDNALSRVLPGRLPVLERLLLGQNRIKDAWGIGKLSTNLTFLDLSSNRMQDLRELWNELRGIPALQFLNLSHNLISRCSEHQDRAMPRHSQLRVLDLSENSLNIVWNAGGCVDVFHHLDRLAALNLSRNNLQTLPEGLFQGLVSLQALDLSGNLMAMLPDGLFRDLSSLQVLGLQGNPLVTLSPSVLQPLQALAFLNLQEVSLLCHCSLQDLEAWLHSTNVTLSVGKEGVTCFMPTPPFPGMPLLFFIQNSCVQ